A section of the Rhizobium sp. SSA_523 genome encodes:
- a CDS encoding aromatic ring-hydroxylating dioxygenase subunit alpha: MDMRNTVLRQLKNQREGFSLEQPFYIDPDYFRIDMEMIWYRDWLFVGHDCELAKPGNYITLQIGDYPVVIVRGRDKLIRAFHNTCRHRGHRVCTKERGASAKLVCPYHQWTYDLDGSLVFARQMGEDFDKAQFGMKPVHCETVAGYVFICLAQEAPDFARVRQAIEPYMAPHRLWEAKVAHKNTIIEKGNWKLVWENNRECYHCASNHPELCRTYPEAPTATGVQGAGEDPFISDHWRRCEAAGLPSTFAMDASGQFRVARMPLIEDAESYTMSGQRAVRRPLSDDVPITHIGTMLLFHYPTTWNHMLGDHAISFRVLPISAEETAVTTTWLVHKDAVEGVDYDLEELTHVWNMTNDQDRSIVEENAFGIRSPAYEPGPYSPEHEGGVMQFVEWYRNFMINRLQGDQAKLAVVA, translated from the coding sequence ATGGATATGCGCAATACCGTTCTGCGGCAGCTCAAGAACCAGCGGGAAGGCTTCAGCCTGGAGCAGCCCTTCTACATCGATCCCGATTATTTCCGCATCGACATGGAGATGATCTGGTATCGCGACTGGCTCTTTGTCGGCCATGATTGCGAACTGGCCAAGCCCGGCAATTACATCACGCTGCAGATCGGCGATTATCCGGTCGTGATCGTGCGCGGCCGCGACAAACTGATCCGCGCCTTCCACAATACCTGTCGTCACCGCGGCCACCGGGTCTGCACGAAGGAGAGGGGGGCGTCGGCCAAGCTCGTCTGTCCCTACCACCAGTGGACCTATGATCTTGACGGGTCGCTGGTCTTCGCCCGCCAGATGGGCGAGGATTTCGACAAGGCGCAATTCGGCATGAAGCCGGTGCATTGCGAAACCGTGGCCGGCTATGTCTTCATCTGCCTCGCACAGGAGGCGCCGGATTTCGCCCGCGTGCGCCAGGCGATCGAACCCTATATGGCGCCGCACCGGCTGTGGGAGGCCAAGGTCGCCCACAAGAACACCATCATCGAAAAGGGCAATTGGAAGCTCGTCTGGGAAAACAACCGCGAATGCTATCATTGCGCCAGCAATCATCCGGAACTGTGTCGCACCTATCCGGAGGCGCCCACGGCCACCGGCGTGCAGGGCGCCGGGGAGGACCCCTTCATCTCGGACCACTGGCGGCGCTGCGAGGCAGCCGGCCTGCCCAGCACCTTCGCCATGGATGCAAGCGGCCAGTTCCGCGTCGCACGCATGCCGCTCATCGAGGATGCCGAAAGCTATACGATGTCGGGACAGCGCGCGGTGCGCCGGCCGCTCTCCGACGACGTGCCGATCACCCATATCGGCACAATGCTGCTCTTCCACTATCCCACCACCTGGAACCACATGCTCGGCGATCACGCGATCTCCTTCCGCGTCCTGCCGATCTCGGCGGAGGAGACCGCCGTCACCACCACCTGGCTGGTGCACAAGGATGCGGTGGAAGGGGTCGATTACGATCTTGAGGAACTGACCCATGTGTGGAACATGACGAATGATCAGGATCGCTCGATCGTCGAGGAAAACGCCTTCGGCATCCGCTCGCCGGCCTATGAGCCGGGCCCTTATTCCCCGGAGCACGAGGGCGGGGTGATGCAATTCGTCGAATGGTATCGCAATTTCATGATCAACCGCCTGCAGGGTGATCAGGCCAAGCTTGCGGTCGTCGCGTAG
- a CDS encoding hybrid-cluster NAD(P)-dependent oxidoreductase gives MMVTDRAYKHVDEMRPWSDRLHRLECVAWTPEGPDVMTFTFKPDQPGHWFRYLPGQFITLELPIGPEPLLRTYTLSSTPSRPYTLAVTVKAQADSIGTRWMLNNLKPGMTIRAIGPLGDFSYVKHPGEKYLFISAGSGITPMMSMSRDMADRQPDSQIAFLHCARSPDDIIFRWELEYLARYLPHFQVGFIVEQVGRSQLWSGLRGYIDKAKIALLAPDFLDRTVFCCGPEPFMATVRQSLSGAGFDMARYHEETFQPAAPAVPASDGSADASAHAIRFALSGKEARCDAGFTILQSARAAGVRIGAACESGLCGTCRVLLVKGEVEMNHNGGILDEEIEEGYVLACCSRPRTDVEVEA, from the coding sequence ATGATGGTGACGGATCGCGCCTACAAGCATGTCGATGAAATGCGGCCCTGGTCGGACAGGCTGCATCGTCTGGAATGCGTCGCCTGGACGCCGGAAGGTCCGGACGTCATGACCTTCACCTTCAAGCCCGACCAGCCCGGGCACTGGTTCCGCTATTTGCCGGGCCAGTTCATCACGCTGGAGCTTCCCATCGGGCCGGAACCGCTTTTGCGGACCTATACGCTCTCCTCCACCCCGTCGCGGCCCTATACGCTGGCGGTCACGGTCAAGGCGCAGGCGGATTCCATCGGCACCCGCTGGATGCTGAACAATCTGAAACCGGGCATGACGATCCGCGCCATCGGTCCGCTCGGCGATTTCTCCTATGTCAAACATCCCGGCGAGAAATACCTGTTCATCTCGGCCGGATCCGGTATCACGCCGATGATGTCGATGTCGCGCGACATGGCGGACCGGCAGCCCGACAGCCAGATCGCCTTCCTGCATTGCGCCCGCTCGCCGGACGATATCATCTTTCGCTGGGAGCTCGAATATCTGGCGCGTTACCTGCCGCATTTCCAGGTCGGCTTCATCGTCGAGCAGGTGGGCCGCTCGCAATTGTGGAGCGGGCTGCGCGGTTACATCGACAAGGCCAAGATCGCGCTCCTGGCACCCGATTTCCTGGACCGCACCGTCTTCTGCTGCGGTCCCGAACCTTTCATGGCGACCGTGCGGCAATCGCTTTCCGGCGCCGGTTTCGACATGGCGCGCTATCACGAAGAGACGTTCCAGCCGGCCGCGCCCGCCGTTCCGGCCTCGGATGGAAGCGCGGATGCCTCCGCTCACGCCATTCGTTTTGCGCTCTCCGGCAAGGAGGCCCGCTGCGATGCGGGTTTCACCATCTTGCAGAGCGCCCGCGCCGCCGGCGTCAGGATCGGTGCGGCCTGCGAATCCGGCCTGTGCGGCACCTGCCGCGTCCTGCTGGTGAAGGGCGAGGTGGAGATGAACCACAATGGCGGCATTCTCGATGAAGAGATCGAGGAAGGCTATGTGCTCGCCTGCTGCTCCCGCCCCAGGACCGATGTCGAGGTGGAGGCCTGA
- a CDS encoding BA14K family protein, whose amino-acid sequence MGKITQKLAVLATALAVTVTGFSTGYAMPLPGSAPVTAPPPVVNVQFTQERGDNMPRGWERGRPDRRWDRRWDRRIDRRWDRRADGYYNGHRGYRDRRSGYRFHNGFWFPLAAFATGAIISGATQPQRISPGRYTSSHVAWCQQRYKTYRASDNTFVANSRGERRFCNSPY is encoded by the coding sequence ATGGGCAAGATCACACAGAAACTGGCCGTGCTCGCCACGGCCCTTGCCGTTACGGTCACCGGTTTTTCAACCGGCTATGCGATGCCGCTTCCCGGTTCCGCACCCGTGACTGCCCCGCCGCCGGTCGTGAACGTGCAGTTCACCCAGGAGCGTGGCGACAACATGCCGCGCGGCTGGGAACGGGGCCGGCCCGACCGTCGCTGGGATCGCCGCTGGGATCGTCGGATCGATCGTCGCTGGGATCGCCGCGCCGATGGCTATTACAACGGCCATCGCGGCTATCGTGACCGCCGCTCCGGCTACCGTTTCCACAATGGTTTCTGGTTCCCGCTCGCAGCCTTCGCCACCGGCGCGATCATTTCCGGCGCCACGCAGCCGCAGCGCATCAGCCCCGGCCGCTATACGTCCAGCCACGTTGCCTGGTGCCAGCAGCGCTACAAGACCTACCGCGCCTCCGACAATACCTTTGTCGCCAACAGCCGCGGCGAGCGCCGCTTCTGCAACTCGCCTTACTGA
- a CDS encoding BA14K family protein produces MMKDMFKTLTVAGLTACIMAVSVVPSQAMPVAAAPKAPLTETATAPSAGAPLVNVQYRRDYYDRGWDRRSDRRWDRRWDRRHHRHHSRGDVLLPLAAGALIAGAVIAGSSQPRYAPAPSRGGINPSHYDWCSARYRSYDSYSNTFQPYSGPRQQCLSPYY; encoded by the coding sequence ATGATGAAAGACATGTTCAAGACACTGACTGTCGCGGGGTTGACGGCCTGCATCATGGCCGTATCCGTCGTGCCGTCCCAGGCAATGCCGGTTGCAGCCGCGCCCAAGGCACCGCTGACCGAGACCGCGACCGCACCCTCTGCCGGCGCGCCTCTGGTGAATGTCCAGTATCGCCGCGATTATTATGACCGTGGTTGGGACCGCCGCTCGGATCGGCGTTGGGATCGCCGCTGGGATCGTCGCCACCACCGCCACCACTCGCGCGGAGACGTTCTGCTGCCGCTGGCTGCAGGCGCTCTGATTGCCGGTGCGGTGATTGCCGGCTCCTCGCAGCCGCGCTACGCGCCGGCCCCCAGCCGGGGCGGCATCAATCCGAGCCATTACGACTGGTGCTCGGCGCGTTACCGGTCCTATGATTCCTATTCCAATACCTTCCAGCCCTATAGCGGGCCGCGCCAGCAGTGCCTCTCGCCCTATTATTGA
- a CDS encoding transporter codes for MLSIVQPIPGLVWAYRFSESEGCLRLPPDATRSDLSGAGPGFRWLHLNLADQRVTAFLEEFAQLPAAVVTALTTHETHAAITLEDGMIYGTLVDFQRDFDAETRDIGWLHFAVCEGQIITTRLQPLRSIDRVRAAVEKNPARYRQPIDIFELIVAEFQRMLISLVIELTEELNQIEDVVYGPTTRDERRRLAPVRRTVVRLHRHLRTVLTLMRRAGAADEDEMPPGFDDVAGRLTSRLEAVDHDVYALQDRARLLHEEIDSKLSSETNRHLYILSLMTAFLLPPSLVTGFFGMNTSGLPFAQGEQGTALAFILMALSVAAAYWLLRRAGIL; via the coding sequence ATGCTGTCCATCGTCCAGCCTATTCCCGGCCTCGTCTGGGCTTATCGTTTCAGCGAAAGTGAGGGGTGCCTGCGCCTGCCGCCGGATGCGACGCGCAGCGATCTCAGCGGCGCCGGCCCCGGCTTCCGCTGGCTGCATCTCAATCTTGCGGATCAGAGGGTGACGGCCTTTCTCGAGGAATTCGCCCAATTGCCGGCCGCTGTGGTCACGGCATTGACCACTCATGAGACGCATGCGGCGATCACGCTGGAAGACGGCATGATCTATGGGACGCTGGTGGACTTCCAGCGCGATTTCGATGCGGAGACACGCGATATCGGCTGGCTGCATTTCGCGGTCTGCGAGGGGCAGATCATCACCACCCGCCTGCAGCCGCTGCGTTCGATCGACAGGGTGCGCGCGGCCGTGGAGAAGAACCCGGCGCGCTACCGCCAGCCCATCGATATATTCGAGCTGATCGTCGCCGAATTCCAGCGCATGCTGATTTCGCTGGTCATCGAGCTGACGGAGGAATTGAACCAGATCGAAGATGTCGTCTATGGCCCCACCACCCGGGACGAGCGGCGCCGGCTCGCGCCTGTCCGCCGCACGGTGGTGCGCCTGCATCGCCACCTGCGCACGGTGCTGACGCTGATGCGGCGCGCCGGTGCGGCCGACGAGGATGAAATGCCGCCGGGTTTCGACGATGTCGCCGGGCGGCTGACCAGCCGGCTGGAAGCGGTCGATCACGATGTCTATGCGCTGCAGGATCGCGCCCGCCTGCTGCATGAGGAAATCGATTCGAAGCTCTCCTCGGAAACCAACCGCCATCTCTACATCCTGTCCCTGATGACGGCCTTCCTGCTGCCGCCCTCGCTGGTGACCGGCTTTTTCGGCATGAATACTTCGGGACTGCCCTTTGCCCAGGGCGAACAGGGCACCGCGCTCGCCTTCATCCTGATGGCGCTTTCGGTCGCCGCCGCCTATTGGCTGCTGAGGAGGGCCGGCATCCTGTGA
- a CDS encoding PhoX family phosphatase, with protein MSDIDKSRLSWDEWDELQNPPPAETDFDRVVESALSRRGFLGGVLAFGSAAAAMGTLGNVMSSTAAHAQGQAQTAATSRFPFKPVPIATDHTIHVPEGYSWKPLAKWGQPLFKDVPDVDPVKGVSLEHSDKVFGENTDGMELFVVGDHQLIAVNHEYVNPEINLPHREKGNPANLDEVRILQNMQGVTVMEVAEGDNGWEIVVDSPFNRRIHHNTPMKISGPAAGSDLIKTAADPNGTDCLGTFNNCGAGRTPWGTYLTCEENFNGYFGTTNAEFKMPADYKRYGIAAETRYAYEKFDERFDVAKNPNEPRRAGYIVEIDPSNPTSVPVKRTALGRIKHENAAVVVARDGRVVVYMGDDERGEFLYKYVSNGIYVPGGDTSTLLDEGTLFVAKFADDGTGEWLALTPETTGMKMDEISVFTRQAASKVGATTMDRPEWVAINPVAIEAYCALTNNSNRAVTKDGKMRTNAGGDVMAINAANPREKNEYGQIVRWYPEGDDHADGRFKWDLFCMAGNPAVHKDAYAGSSNINEGNMFNSPDGMMFDSTGLLWIQTDGEDTNEGNFAGQGNNQMLAGDPATGRIERFLTAPKGSEVTGQTWSADKRTHFVGIQHPDAPFPDGEGKLPRSTVIAVKRNDNAMIG; from the coding sequence ATGAGTGACATCGACAAGAGCAGACTGTCCTGGGACGAGTGGGACGAATTGCAGAACCCGCCGCCGGCCGAGACCGATTTCGACCGCGTTGTCGAATCGGCCCTGTCCCGCCGTGGCTTTCTCGGCGGCGTGCTCGCCTTCGGCTCGGCGGCCGCCGCCATGGGCACGCTCGGCAATGTGATGAGTTCGACTGCGGCTCATGCCCAGGGACAGGCGCAGACCGCCGCGACCTCGCGCTTCCCGTTCAAGCCGGTGCCGATCGCAACCGACCACACGATCCATGTTCCGGAAGGCTATTCGTGGAAGCCGCTCGCCAAATGGGGCCAGCCGCTGTTCAAGGACGTGCCGGATGTCGATCCGGTCAAGGGCGTGAGCCTTGAACACTCCGACAAGGTGTTCGGCGAAAACACCGACGGCATGGAGCTTTTCGTGGTCGGCGACCATCAGCTGATCGCCGTCAACCACGAATATGTGAACCCGGAGATCAACCTTCCCCATCGCGAAAAGGGCAATCCGGCCAATCTCGATGAAGTGCGCATCCTGCAGAACATGCAGGGCGTGACGGTGATGGAAGTGGCCGAAGGCGACAATGGCTGGGAGATCGTCGTCGACAGCCCGTTCAACCGCCGCATTCATCACAATACGCCGATGAAGATCTCCGGCCCGGCCGCCGGTTCCGATCTCATCAAGACCGCTGCAGATCCGAACGGCACCGACTGTCTGGGCACCTTCAACAATTGCGGCGCCGGCCGCACGCCCTGGGGCACCTATCTGACCTGCGAGGAGAACTTCAACGGCTATTTCGGCACCACCAATGCCGAGTTCAAGATGCCGGCGGATTACAAGCGTTATGGCATTGCCGCCGAAACCCGCTATGCCTACGAGAAGTTCGACGAGCGCTTCGACGTGGCCAAGAACCCGAACGAACCGCGCCGCGCCGGCTATATCGTCGAAATCGATCCGTCGAATCCCACTTCGGTGCCGGTCAAACGCACCGCCCTCGGCCGCATCAAGCATGAGAATGCCGCCGTGGTGGTTGCCCGCGACGGGCGCGTGGTGGTCTATATGGGCGACGACGAGCGGGGCGAGTTCCTCTACAAATATGTCTCGAACGGCATTTATGTACCGGGCGGCGATACGTCGACCCTGCTGGACGAGGGCACGCTCTTCGTTGCGAAGTTTGCCGATGACGGCACCGGCGAATGGCTGGCGCTGACGCCCGAGACGACCGGCATGAAGATGGACGAGATCAGCGTCTTCACCCGCCAGGCCGCCTCCAAGGTGGGCGCCACGACGATGGACCGGCCGGAATGGGTGGCGATCAACCCGGTCGCCATCGAAGCCTATTGCGCGCTGACCAACAACAGCAACCGTGCCGTCACGAAGGACGGCAAGATGCGGACCAATGCCGGCGGCGATGTCATGGCCATCAATGCCGCAAACCCGCGCGAGAAGAACGAATATGGCCAGATCGTCCGCTGGTACCCGGAGGGCGACGACCACGCCGATGGCAGGTTCAAATGGGACCTGTTCTGCATGGCCGGCAATCCGGCCGTGCACAAGGATGCCTATGCCGGCTCCTCGAACATCAACGAAGGCAATATGTTCAACTCGCCGGACGGCATGATGTTCGACTCGACCGGCCTGCTGTGGATCCAGACCGACGGCGAGGACACCAATGAAGGCAATTTTGCCGGCCAGGGCAATAACCAGATGCTGGCGGGCGACCCGGCGACGGGCCGCATCGAGCGCTTCCTGACCGCGCCGAAGGGCTCGGAGGTCACCGGCCAGACCTGGTCTGCCGATAAGCGCACGCATTTCGTCGGCATCCAGCATCCCGACGCGCCCTTCCCGGATGGCGAGGGCAAGCTGCCGCGGTCGACGGTCATCGCCGTCAAGCGCAACGACAATGCTATGATCGGCTGA